In Stomoxys calcitrans chromosome 2, idStoCalc2.1, whole genome shotgun sequence, the following proteins share a genomic window:
- the LOC106094377 gene encoding dermokine produces MFWILRRTGAANFFNSLNNNCSTSKGPSGSQTTMDKYVKRPPRKAYGRLSADSDDGASAKHKIDDPFEDIDNFEMITPSNNGNGGLATTTSNGCHLHHRSHNSATNGDDGGGGGGGGSGSGGGGLDGLGGCTGVNCDVVDDGGDCSLCGNNLQNSCLEGPNSNGNGVDGGHCTAADCQGNYADSNLCQFNVNNVCPGGRSGGGGTSAVMTSNGILKVTSTTTSSSRLSSKEVNENTINRLQSMAMSDDDDYDESLTCNVCDRAFHCHRQLASHQQKKRHFGCGGCDSLFPSLMLLEHHKEEFEHWSDDEISRRICCRRNRGDDYFTDTDSFTSEAESEDLERLL; encoded by the exons ACAAATACGTCAAAAGACCACCGCGTAAGGCGTATGGCCGCTTGAGTGCTGACTCCGATGATGGGGCTTCGGCGAAACACAAAATTGATGATCCTTTCGAGGACATCGATAATTTCGAAATGATAACACCCTCCAATAATGGCAATGGCGGCCTCGCCACAACAACATCAAATGGATGCCACCTTCATCATCGTAGCCATAATTCAGCAACAAATGGAGACGatggaggtggtggtggtggtggtggaagtGGAAGTGGAGGAGGTGGTTTGGACGGCCTAGGTGGATGTACTGGTGTTAACtgtgatgttgttgatgatggcGGCGATTGCAGCCTTTGTGGTAATAATTTACAAAACTCCTGCCTCGAGGGCCCAAACAGCAATGGAAACGGTGTCGATGGCGGTCACTGTACCGCGGCTGATTGTCAAGGAAATTATGCCGACAGCAATTTATGCCAATTCAATGTGAACAACGTCTGTCCCGGTGGTCGAAGTGGTGGCGGAGGCACCAGTGCTGTTATGACATCAAATGGAATTTTAAAAGTAACCTCAACAACTACGTCTTCGTCCCGTCTCAGTTCCAAGGAGGTCAATGAAAACACAATAAACCGATTACAATCCATGGCAATGTCTGATGACGATGACTATG ATGAATCACTTACCTGTAACGTTTGCGATAGGGCATTCCATTGCCACCGGCAACTGGCATCACATCAGCAAAAGAAGCGACATTTCGG GTGTGGCGGATGTGATAGTTTGTTTCCCTCCCTTATGCTGTTGGAACATCACAAAGAGGAATTTGAACATTGGAGTGATGATGAGATAAGTCGAAGAATTTGCTGTCGTCGCAATCGAGGTGATGACTATTTTACGGATACGGATTCCTTCACAAGCGAAGCTGAAAGTGAAGATTTAGAAAGGCTGTTATAA